The Tessaracoccus timonensis sequence CATGCGCATCGAAGCTCGCGTCGCCGCCGTTGAACTCAAGCAGCTCCTCGGGAGGGCCTGAGCATGGATTCGATGCATGACATCGCGAAGACGGCGATCGACCAGGCGCCCCCGGAGTGCCGCGTCCGCCCTGAAGATGCTGACGTCATCCAGCGGCACGCGGATGCACTCGTCGGGCTTGGACCCGAGATGGTCAATGCCTTCTACGACACCGTGTATGGACACTCGGAGACGGAGAAGATCTTCAAGCCAGGCGAGCGTCCCATGCGTGAGGAGTCGCTGCAGGGCTGGTGGGAACGGACTGTCCGCGGGCCCCTCGACGACGACTACTGGGCGTGGATGGCACTGGTTGGGCTCACGCACGTCATCCGGCGGGTGAACAACCCAATGATGCTCGCCATGGCCAACTTTGTGGCGCAGTTTGTGGAAAGCAGCGAGTCGCTGGAGATCTCCGACGATGAGCGCCGCGAGCTGTCGGTGGCCTTCCGTCGAGTCTCGTCGACGGTGAGCTCCATCATCACGTTCGCGTACGATCACGCAGTCAGCTCCGCGCTCTTCAGCGTCGCTGGTATGCCAGAAGCGCTCCTAGCGCGGCTTCGTGACCAAGAGGTCGGTGACGCTCTCGACAAGGCGCACAAGGAAGTACGCTCCGCTTCGCTCCACGGCTCTTGAGCGAGTGAAACCCCGTGCCGTCACGCCGATGGCACGGGGTTTCTCACGCCGCAAAACACGCGGGCCGAGCAAAGGACACGAAGCTCACAAGGCGCACGCGCGGGAAGGCCGTCCCGCGGTCCAATGCAAACGGGCGGACCAGGGAAAGATAAACCCCGCATGACTGTGTTCATCAGTCATGCGGGGTTTTCGCGTGTCCGAGAGAGGACTTGAACCTCCACAGCCTAAAGCGGCCACTAGCACCTCAAGCTAGCGCGTCTACCAATTCCGCCACCCGGACAGGTGTTGCACTCAAGGGGAGCGCGAGTAGGAACTTTAGCAGCCCTCTCGCCGGCCAACCAAATCAGGCATCTGACACATGATCCGCGACTGAGCCGCACAGGTTACAGGTGCCTGGAGGAGTGCCAGAGGCAGGTGACACATGTTCCGCTCAGTTGCCGCACAGGTTGCACCTGCTTGGGCGGGAAACACGGCCGTACGGGGGCTGGGCGGCGGGCCAGGAGGCGCGGGTCAGGACGCGGCGGGGCGGAGGGCGTTAGGGCCGCCGGAGATGTCGTCGAGGGCGGAGACGATGGGGGCGACGAGTTGCTTGCCGTCGACGTCCATGAGCTCCTCGAGCTGATCGATCGTGCGCGGCCCGATGAGTGCCGACGCCACCTGCGGCGCGTCGCGAACCCACAGCAGGGCGACTTGGGCCGGCGTGAGGCCGAGCCCTTGCGCAGCGTGCGCGACCGCGTCGCAAATCGCCAGCGACCGCGGCTGCAGATAGGGCTCCAGGAACCAGGAGAAATGCTGCGATGCGGCACGGGAATCGCGAGGCACACGCCCGCCCCGATACTTGCCTGTGAGCGCACCACGCCCCAGGGCGCTCCACGCCAGCACGCCGAGCCCGTGATGGTGCGCCGCACCGACGACCTCCACCTCAGCGCGACGAGCAAGCAGCGAATACTCCACCTGCACGCTACTAATCCGCGCCCGCCCCGGTACCGCGCTCTGCCACGTCGCGGCGGTTGCGGTTTGCCACCCGACGAAGTTTGAGACGCCCGCGTACCTCGCCATACCGCTGCTCACCGCGGCATCGAGGGCGGCGAGTGTCTCGTCGAGGGGAGCCTCGCCCCACGCGTGCACCTGCCACAGATCCACGTACGAGGTGCCGAGCCTGCGCAGCGACTTGGCGAGGTCATCCAGCAGCGCGCCGCGCGAGGTGTCGATCACGCGCTTCCCGTCTCGAACGACGAAGCCGGCCTTCGTCGCGATCACCAACGACTCTCTCGGCAAGCCGCGGGAGAGCGTCGCGCCAATCATCTTCTCCGCCGCTCCGGCCCCGTACGCAGGTGCCGTGTCGACGAGGGAGCCCCCGCGCTCGACAAACACATCCAGGAGACCCCGCGCGACAGTTGCGTCGACATCGCGACCCCACGCCATCGTGCCCAACCCGACGGGGGACACGCGCAGCCCGGAGGTTCCCAGAGGTCGTTGTTCCATGCGGTTCAGCCTATGCCGTAGCGGACTCAGGCAGTGAGCACCCCGCCGAGCAACAGCGCTGCGACGACGGCCGCGAGCCCGAGTCGGTACCAGACGAAGACCTTGAACGAGTGCGTCGAGATGTAGCGCAGCAGCCAAGCGATCACCGCGTAACCTACGGCGAACGCGATGAGCGTGGCGACGACCGTCGGCCCCCAGCTGACCGCACCGTCGGAGCCGATGTCCTTCAGCTTGTACAAGCCCGAGCCGAACACGGCCGGCAGCGCCAGCAGGAAGGCATACCGGGCCGAGGCTTCGCGGCTGTACCCGAGGAACAGGCCGCCGGAAATCGTCGCGCCTGAGCGGGACACGCCGGGGATCAGCGCGGCAGCTTGGAAGAAGCCGAGCGCCACGCCGTGCCCCCAGGAGAGCTTGTCGAGGTCGCGGTGGTTCTGGGCGCCGTGGCGGTCGGCGATGGCGAGCACGATGGCGACGGCGGCGAGCATCGCGACGGTCACCCACAGGTTCCGCAGGCCTGAATCGATGGCGTCTTCCAGCAGCAGCCCCAGCACAACGATGGGCACCGACCCGATGATTACCAGCCATCCGATGCGCACGTCGGGGTCGTTGCGGTCGTGTTTACCGACGAGCGCCAGACACCACCGGTGGATGATCCGCGTGATGTCCTTCCAGAAGTAGACGAGTACGGCGGCCTCGGTGCCCAGCTGGGTGACGGCGGTGAATGCGGCGCCGGGGTCACGTCCGTCGAACAGCAGTTGCCCGACGATGGACACGTGGGCGCTCGATGAGATGGGCAGAAACTCGGTGAGTCCCTGCACGAGTCCCAAAATGATACCTTCAAACCAAGTCACGAGTTCGCCTTTCCGTCCCGTATATCTCGCAGCGACGCACAGAATACGCCTGCGTCCCGCCCAAACGTAGTAGGCGGAACCGGGTAGCGTGTTGGCATGACCATCCTGATTCTCGCGCGACATGGGCGTTCGACGGCAAATGCAGCGGGTATTCTGGCTGGCCGCATGCCCGGGGTGACGCTCGACGACGCAGGCCGCGCCCAAGCGGAAGCACTCGAGCCGGCACTGAAGCAGGCGCAGGCCGCGTACTCGTCGCCGATGGAACGCTGCCGCCAAACGGCCGCCTGGGCAGGGTACCCCGACGCGGTCGTCGAGCACGGGTTGAACGAATGCGACTACGGAAGCTGGTCAGGCACGAATCTGGAAACCCTCGCGCACGAGGAGCTCTGGTCGGACATCCAGCTGCATCCCACCGCTGTCGCGTTCCCCGCTGGGGAGAGCATGCTCGCGATGCAGGAACGCTGTCTCGCAGCCGTGCGGGGCATCGTCGAGCGCCACCCGGGAGAGATCGTTGCGGTATTCAGCCACGGCGACCCCATCAAGGTGATCCTGGCAGACGCGCTCGCCATGGATTTCGACGAGTTCCAGCGCATCGACGTGCCTCCCGGCTCGCTCAGCATCATCGACTACACAGGAACCAAGCCGCTGGTGCGGCTCATTGGCGGAACCCCCGACAGCGTGGGCACGCTCACGCCTCGCGGACACACCGTCGGCGGCAGCACGAACGCGTAGGCTAGAACCATGCTCATGGAATTTCGCCACCCCGATCGCTGCGTCGTGGGCACCGTGGGCGAGCCCGGCAACCGTCTCTTCCTCATCCAGGTATCGCAAGGCAGTCAGATCGCCGCGGTGGCCCTCGAGAAAGAGCAGGCGCAGCTGCTGGGCCGACGCATCACTGAGATCCTCGACCAGCTCGTCGCGCTCGGCGAACCCATCCCGGAGGCCTTCGAACCGCGCGACATGGGGCCCCTCGACGCGCCCGTCGACGTCGACTTCCGGGCCGGCGCCATCGGGCTCGCGTGGGACGCAGGCCGGATGTCCGCGCAGATCGAGCTGTTCCCCGTCGAGGAGGATCTCGAAGGTGAAGGCACCCTGGTGCAGATCTGGCTCACCCCCGGTAAGGCCAGAGAATTCGCCGGCCGGGCCGAGAAGACTGTCGCGTCGGGCCGCCCATCATGCCCCATCTGTGCCCAGCCGCTCGGGCCCGAGGGACACATCTGCCCGCGCTCTAACGGCTATCGCCGCAAGCTATTCCAGTGAGCAGTCTGCGCATCCTCGGCCGCCTGCTCGGCGCCTCGAATCACACCTTCCTGGCGGAAGACGCGTCGGGAGATCGATGGGTGTACAAGCCCTACGCAGGCGAGCAGCCGCTGTGGGATTTTCCTGACGGTCCACTCGGGCGCCGCGAAGTGGCGGCGTATGCGCTGTCCGAGCACCTCGGCTTAGGGCTCGTGCCCGAGACGGTCTGGGGCGAAGGTGAGCTTGGCGAGGGCTCACTGCAGCGTTTCATCGACGGCGAGCTCACCGAGACCGTCGACGTCATCCCCGTCGACGAGCTCA is a genomic window containing:
- a CDS encoding protoglobin domain-containing protein, which gives rise to MHDIAKTAIDQAPPECRVRPEDADVIQRHADALVGLGPEMVNAFYDTVYGHSETEKIFKPGERPMREESLQGWWERTVRGPLDDDYWAWMALVGLTHVIRRVNNPMMLAMANFVAQFVESSESLEISDDERRELSVAFRRVSSTVSSIITFAYDHAVSSALFSVAGMPEALLARLRDQEVGDALDKAHKEVRSASLHGS
- a CDS encoding aldo/keto reductase; translated protein: MEQRPLGTSGLRVSPVGLGTMAWGRDVDATVARGLLDVFVERGGSLVDTAPAYGAGAAEKMIGATLSRGLPRESLVIATKAGFVVRDGKRVIDTSRGALLDDLAKSLRRLGTSYVDLWQVHAWGEAPLDETLAALDAAVSSGMARYAGVSNFVGWQTATAATWQSAVPGRARISSVQVEYSLLARRAEVEVVGAAHHHGLGVLAWSALGRGALTGKYRGGRVPRDSRAASQHFSWFLEPYLQPRSLAICDAVAHAAQGLGLTPAQVALLWVRDAPQVASALIGPRTIDQLEELMDVDGKQLVAPIVSALDDISGGPNALRPAAS
- a CDS encoding undecaprenyl-diphosphate phosphatase, with the protein product MTWFEGIILGLVQGLTEFLPISSSAHVSIVGQLLFDGRDPGAAFTAVTQLGTEAAVLVYFWKDITRIIHRWCLALVGKHDRNDPDVRIGWLVIIGSVPIVVLGLLLEDAIDSGLRNLWVTVAMLAAVAIVLAIADRHGAQNHRDLDKLSWGHGVALGFFQAAALIPGVSRSGATISGGLFLGYSREASARYAFLLALPAVFGSGLYKLKDIGSDGAVSWGPTVVATLIAFAVGYAVIAWLLRYISTHSFKVFVWYRLGLAAVVAALLLGGVLTA
- a CDS encoding MSMEG_4193 family putative phosphomutase, translating into MTILILARHGRSTANAAGILAGRMPGVTLDDAGRAQAEALEPALKQAQAAYSSPMERCRQTAAWAGYPDAVVEHGLNECDYGSWSGTNLETLAHEELWSDIQLHPTAVAFPAGESMLAMQERCLAAVRGIVERHPGEIVAVFSHGDPIKVILADALAMDFDEFQRIDVPPGSLSIIDYTGTKPLVRLIGGTPDSVGTLTPRGHTVGGSTNA
- a CDS encoding DUF3090 domain-containing protein — its product is MLMEFRHPDRCVVGTVGEPGNRLFLIQVSQGSQIAAVALEKEQAQLLGRRITEILDQLVALGEPIPEAFEPRDMGPLDAPVDVDFRAGAIGLAWDAGRMSAQIELFPVEEDLEGEGTLVQIWLTPGKAREFAGRAEKTVASGRPSCPICAQPLGPEGHICPRSNGYRRKLFQ